Proteins found in one Bacteroidales bacterium genomic segment:
- a CDS encoding M20/M25/M40 family metallo-hydrolase: MKKIIFILFLSVSTIANAQNADTSIIKSLYAEALSDETAYKNLEFLCTKIGGRLCGSPQAAAGLEWAKQVMNSIGMDTVYTQKIFVHHWDRGEKEKASIASKVFGSKDVNICALGESVGTPMEGVNAEVIEVFSLEQLKKLGKKQITGKIVFFNKPMNPEYYNTFEAYGDVADIRFNGASEAAKYGAVGMIIRSLTLLTDDYPHTGIMDYDTSITKIPAVAISTRDADVLSSWLKTDYELIFHFKTNCKFYPETESYNLIGEIKGSEKPDEIITIGGHIDSWDLGQGAHDDGVGCVQTLEVARLFRDLQIKPKHTIRFVMFMDEECAQRGGRKYAVLAKEKNEKHIAAIESDAGGFTPVGFEMKTSIDTVNIIAKWKDLFLPYGIYQFEKGWGGVDIGFMINRGIPLIELMTDSQRYFDYQHAGNDTFDKVNKREMQLGSASIAALTYLIDKYGFVK; encoded by the coding sequence ATGAAAAAAATAATTTTTATTTTATTCTTATCTGTTTCGACTATCGCTAATGCTCAAAATGCCGATACAAGTATTATAAAATCATTATATGCAGAAGCATTATCGGATGAAACGGCATATAAAAACCTGGAATTCCTCTGTACGAAAATAGGTGGAAGATTATGCGGGTCACCACAGGCTGCTGCTGGGCTTGAATGGGCAAAACAAGTGATGAACTCTATAGGAATGGATACTGTTTATACTCAAAAAATATTTGTTCATCATTGGGACAGAGGAGAAAAAGAAAAAGCAAGTATTGCTTCAAAAGTTTTTGGTTCTAAGGATGTAAATATTTGCGCTCTTGGTGAATCGGTGGGAACACCAATGGAAGGAGTCAACGCTGAAGTTATTGAAGTATTTAGCCTGGAACAATTGAAAAAACTTGGTAAAAAACAAATTACCGGTAAAATCGTTTTCTTTAATAAACCGATGAATCCTGAATATTACAATACGTTCGAAGCATATGGCGATGTGGCTGATATTCGTTTTAATGGCGCATCGGAAGCGGCTAAATATGGTGCAGTAGGAATGATTATCCGGTCGCTGACTTTGCTGACAGATGATTATCCCCATACAGGAATTATGGATTATGATACGTCAATAACCAAGATTCCCGCTGTGGCCATAAGTACCAGGGATGCTGATGTATTAAGCTCGTGGCTGAAGACAGATTATGAACTGATATTCCATTTTAAGACAAATTGTAAATTTTATCCTGAAACAGAATCCTATAATTTAATCGGTGAAATTAAAGGAAGTGAAAAACCAGATGAAATTATAACTATAGGAGGTCATATTGACTCATGGGATTTAGGACAAGGTGCGCATGATGACGGTGTTGGATGTGTTCAAACATTGGAAGTAGCAAGACTTTTCAGGGACCTGCAGATAAAACCAAAACACACGATACGTTTTGTGATGTTCATGGACGAAGAATGTGCGCAGCGTGGGGGAAGGAAATACGCTGTCCTGGCAAAAGAAAAAAATGAAAAACATATTGCTGCCATTGAAAGTGATGCCGGTGGTTTTACACCTGTAGGTTTTGAAATGAAAACATCTATCGATACGGTTAATATAATTGCAAAATGGAAAGATTTATTTTTGCCTTACGGCATATATCAATTTGAAAAAGGTTGGGGTGGAGTAGATATTGGTTTTATGATAAACCGTGGGATTCCTTTAATTGAATTGATGACAGATTCACAGCGATACTTTGATTACCAGCATGCCGGAAATGATACTTTTGATAAAGTAAATAAACGTGAAATGCAGTTAGGAAGCGCTTCAATTGCAGCACTTACGTACCTGATAGATAAATATGGGTTTGTGAAATAA
- a CDS encoding rhomboid family intramembrane serine protease, with translation MMNTEKSHFYKSLLFPVLMLSIMWGVKTIEYFGGYDFAFLGIMPKKFSGLIGIITSPFIHENFSHLISNSVPFFLLSLTLFYFYKGIAAKVFFLIYFMTGLCVWLSGREAYHIGASGVVYGLAAFLFFSGMIRRDSRLAAIALVIVFMYGSMVWGIFPEFFPGQNISFEAHFWGLAVGGLFAVYFRDSGPPQKKYSWELEQDTPDDNDESKDTLSDT, from the coding sequence ATGATGAATACTGAGAAGTCCCATTTTTATAAAAGTTTATTATTCCCTGTTTTGATGCTGAGCATTATGTGGGGTGTAAAAACTATTGAATATTTTGGTGGCTATGATTTTGCTTTTTTAGGAATAATGCCTAAAAAATTTTCAGGGCTTATAGGAATAATAACATCTCCATTTATTCATGAGAATTTTTCCCATTTAATATCTAACTCCGTTCCTTTTTTTTTGCTTTCGTTGACCTTGTTTTATTTTTATAAAGGTATTGCGGCAAAAGTATTTTTTCTTATTTATTTTATGACCGGATTATGCGTATGGCTATCAGGGCGCGAAGCATATCATATTGGTGCAAGCGGAGTAGTATATGGTCTGGCCGCATTTCTTTTTTTTAGCGGTATGATTCGCAGGGATTCACGGCTGGCAGCTATTGCATTGGTTATTGTTTTTATGTATGGCAGCATGGTATGGGGAATATTTCCGGAATTTTTTCCGGGACAAAATATATCATTTGAAGCTCATTTCTGGGGTTTAGCAGTTGGAGGATTATTCGCAGTTTATTTCAGGGATTCAGGACCTCCGCAAAAAAAATATTCATGGGAACTTGAACAGGATACCCCTGATGATAATGATGAATCAAAAGATACACTTTCGGATACGTAA
- the smpB gene encoding SsrA-binding protein SmpB, whose product MANQVNIKNKKASFEFFLLEKFSAGIVLTGTEIKSVRESKASIAEAYCLFVNEELFARNMHITEYTYGTYNNHEPRRDRKLLLTKRELKKIKNRLKEQGTTVIPTLLFINDKGLAKLEIALAKGKKLYDKRETLKGKDMQREIDRGR is encoded by the coding sequence ATGGCAAACCAGGTAAACATAAAAAACAAAAAAGCATCATTTGAATTTTTCCTGTTGGAAAAATTCAGTGCAGGAATTGTATTGACCGGTACCGAAATAAAATCAGTCCGCGAAAGCAAGGCTAGCATTGCCGAAGCATATTGCCTGTTTGTAAACGAAGAACTTTTTGCAAGGAACATGCATATCACGGAATACACATATGGCACTTACAATAACCATGAACCTCGACGTGACCGCAAACTTTTACTTACAAAAAGAGAATTAAAAAAAATCAAGAACCGTTTAAAAGAACAAGGGACAACGGTTATACCTACTTTACTTTTCATAAACGATAAAGGTCTAGCAAAACTTGAAATAGCGCTAGCCAAGGGAAAAAAATTATATGATAAACGCGAAACCCTTAAAGGAAAAGATATGCAACGGGAAATAGACAGAGGAAGATAA
- a CDS encoding WD40 repeat domain-containing protein, with product MIKHLRVFIFLFFLHALNASAQECIKTVNADSLKVTHAVFSPDGKRFVTSGWNMKVKIWDAISYSCSDTLTGHTGTVLFVAYSPDGKYIASCGWDGKIIIWDAYTKQIYKLISENFERVNAVAFSPDSKMLASCSGDNTIKIYDVISGEKLKSITGHTSEVTSICFSPSGKLLASGSWDNSVKIWDVETGVLQNTLTGHMNAVNSIAFSVDGKTIASGSEDFSVKLWDVSTAKLIKTIWNDTNAVNSVCYSPDGNYLVLAGESNKIRLMNNTTGKLIQTLKGHAKGIKSVTFSKDGAYMISASDDGSVRIWDITVIKYEKCIKEKLASYAYLLKAKDEFETTEQYNDRLKQFIERKAHVKDDCIKDEENKKSELARQSYSFAMLKIDALSAYNADLKQYRVTISNKSYSLEMPLEDAKTFKSVWQTAKINAIKRVNPDSGLEEYINIVITHPVSKTEYKAGTQVDPSEDATLKVFLEMNKK from the coding sequence ATGATAAAACATTTGCGTGTTTTTATTTTTCTTTTTTTTCTGCATGCACTTAATGCGAGTGCCCAGGAGTGTATTAAAACTGTAAATGCCGATTCGCTGAAAGTTACTCATGCTGTATTTAGTCCCGATGGGAAAAGATTTGTAACATCGGGCTGGAATATGAAAGTAAAGATATGGGATGCAATTTCCTATTCTTGTAGCGACACACTGACAGGGCATACAGGAACCGTTCTTTTTGTCGCATACAGTCCCGATGGAAAGTATATCGCCAGTTGCGGATGGGATGGGAAAATTATTATCTGGGATGCTTATACAAAACAAATATATAAATTAATAAGCGAAAATTTTGAAAGGGTGAATGCTGTTGCATTTAGTCCCGATTCAAAGATGCTGGCTTCATGTAGCGGAGATAATACCATTAAAATATATGATGTAATATCAGGAGAAAAATTAAAATCCATTACAGGTCACACCAGTGAAGTAACATCCATTTGTTTTTCGCCATCGGGGAAATTATTAGCAAGCGGCAGCTGGGATAATTCTGTTAAAATTTGGGATGTTGAAACGGGCGTGTTGCAAAATACATTGACAGGACATATGAATGCAGTGAATAGTATTGCTTTCAGCGTTGATGGGAAAACAATTGCCAGCGGCAGTGAAGATTTTTCTGTAAAATTATGGGATGTATCTACTGCAAAACTTATAAAAACCATCTGGAATGATACGAATGCTGTAAATTCAGTGTGTTATAGTCCTGATGGAAACTATCTTGTTTTAGCCGGTGAAAGCAACAAAATCCGTTTAATGAATAATACAACAGGAAAATTGATTCAAACTTTAAAAGGACATGCTAAAGGAATAAAATCTGTTACCTTCAGCAAAGACGGAGCATATATGATTAGTGCATCAGATGATGGTTCAGTAAGAATATGGGACATTACAGTAATAAAGTATGAAAAGTGCATTAAAGAGAAACTGGCATCATATGCTTACCTTTTAAAAGCCAAAGATGAATTTGAAACTACTGAACAATACAACGACCGTTTGAAACAATTTATTGAGCGGAAAGCACATGTTAAAGACGATTGCATTAAAGATGAAGAAAATAAAAAATCGGAACTTGCCAGGCAATCCTATTCATTTGCGATGCTTAAAATTGATGCGTTAAGCGCATATAATGCCGACTTAAAGCAATACCGGGTTACAATAAGTAATAAAAGCTATTCGCTGGAAATGCCTCTTGAAGATGCAAAAACTTTTAAATCGGTATGGCAAACAGCTAAGATAAATGCAATTAAACGTGTGAATCCTGATAGTGGGTTGGAAGAATATATTAATATAGTTATTACTCATCCTGTTTCAAAAACCGAATATAAAGCAGGTACACAGGTTGATCCTTCTGAAGATGCTACATTAAAAGTTTTTTTAGAAATGAATAAAAAATAA
- a CDS encoding response regulator, giving the protein MKKKKTHVIFLVEDDQVFSKTLELHLKEHLKHKIEILTFSSGEDCLKDLHLGPIVIVLDYYLNSKNPKAANGMDILKKIKNIDPITEVIVLTREDNMNIALEIMNNGAFNYIIKNDIVFKRFQNIINTVIHQKKVDDIFKDFEEEKELSTE; this is encoded by the coding sequence ATGAAAAAGAAGAAAACACATGTTATATTTTTGGTTGAGGACGACCAGGTATTTTCGAAAACTTTAGAACTTCATCTTAAAGAACATCTAAAGCATAAAATTGAAATCCTTACTTTTTCAAGTGGTGAAGACTGCCTTAAAGATTTACATCTTGGGCCTATAGTCATTGTTCTTGATTATTATTTAAACAGCAAGAATCCCAAAGCAGCAAATGGCATGGATATCCTGAAAAAAATCAAAAATATCGATCCCATAACCGAAGTAATTGTATTAACCCGCGAGGATAATATGAATATCGCCCTAGAAATAATGAATAACGGGGCATTTAATTATATTATAAAAAATGATATTGTATTTAAACGCTTCCAAAATATTATAAATACTGTAATACATCAAAAAAAGGTTGATGATATTTTTAAAGATTTTGAAGAAGAAAAAGAACTGAGTACAGAATAA
- a CDS encoding response regulator, with the protein MSTDFFKEKKFNNVIIFIVEDNEVYAKSLKTFIQNRFSDIKEIKVFRIGEMCLLELHRNPMIVIMDYFLNSKYEEAYNGLEIIKRIKSLKPQTHIIVLSIQKNIDVILESIKQYDCIYIQKDKEAFAKIEQAIKDIFKNKTEKWN; encoded by the coding sequence ATGTCTACTGATTTTTTCAAAGAAAAAAAATTTAACAATGTTATAATATTTATTGTTGAAGACAATGAGGTATATGCAAAATCATTGAAAACATTTATACAAAACCGTTTTTCTGACATAAAAGAGATAAAAGTTTTTCGTATAGGCGAAATGTGTTTGTTGGAATTGCATCGTAACCCGATGATTGTTATTATGGATTATTTTCTGAACTCAAAATATGAAGAAGCATATAACGGACTCGAAATAATAAAAAGAATAAAATCATTAAAACCACAAACACATATTATCGTATTGAGTATTCAGAAAAATATTGATGTTATTTTAGAATCGATTAAACAATATGATTGCATATATATACAAAAAGACAAGGAGGCTTTTGCGAAAATAGAACAAGCTATAAAAGACATTTTCAAAAATAAAACTGAGAAATGGAATTAA
- a CDS encoding energy transducer TonB: MKTAFKNIDEVVFEGRNKSYGAFFLRANNNKFVSIALSIAVIAISAATIIPFLLFKEASSNNVEKSVGAEFANMEAPKTDEEAPPPPPPPPPPEVMEQKVKFTAPIITADTVEDTGLLNQDELNQQSTNTSIDINPVETNEIVVEEVENKVIEQAPPPPFTFVEVMPRFEGGDEAMYAYIYSNIVYPQIAKETGISGTVVVTFVVEKDGSITEVTLLKDIGGGCGDEAIRLIKAMPKWIPGKQNGIPVRVQFCLPIKFELL; encoded by the coding sequence ATGAAAACAGCTTTTAAAAATATTGATGAAGTTGTTTTTGAAGGAAGAAACAAAAGCTATGGCGCTTTCTTCTTAAGGGCGAATAATAATAAATTTGTATCGATTGCATTAAGCATTGCTGTTATTGCAATATCCGCAGCAACGATTATTCCTTTTCTCCTTTTTAAAGAAGCTAGTTCTAATAATGTTGAAAAAAGTGTAGGTGCTGAATTCGCAAATATGGAAGCTCCAAAAACTGATGAGGAAGCACCGCCACCACCACCTCCTCCACCTCCACCCGAAGTTATGGAGCAAAAAGTGAAATTTACTGCCCCAATCATTACAGCTGATACGGTAGAAGATACGGGACTTTTAAACCAGGATGAACTGAACCAGCAATCAACAAATACCAGCATTGATATTAATCCCGTTGAAACAAATGAGATAGTTGTTGAAGAAGTGGAGAACAAAGTTATTGAACAAGCACCGCCTCCTCCATTTACATTTGTTGAAGTCATGCCAAGGTTCGAAGGTGGCGATGAAGCAATGTATGCATATATATATTCAAATATCGTATACCCTCAGATCGCTAAAGAAACAGGCATTTCAGGTACTGTTGTTGTTACTTTTGTTGTTGAAAAAGATGGGTCAATTACAGAAGTTACTTTATTGAAAGATATTGGCGGTGGTTGCGGTGATGAAGCCATAAGGTTAATAAAAGCTATGCCTAAGTGGATACCCGGCAAACAAAATGGCATACCTGTTCGTGTTCAGTTTTGTTTACCAATCAAGTTTGAACTTTTATAA
- a CDS encoding F0F1 ATP synthase subunit gamma — protein MSDTIESLRRKIESAGKIGAVVKTMKAIAASNINQFEMAVHSLGDYYRTITLGFIAYFSQMRINIINAKQNKNRNKTIRVLVVGSDIGLVGQFNEKLVDFVMQSLNDIKGKKEIWCVGERIQSRLNDNGLNTTKLFTVPGSVNYITPLVGDILIQNEKDYFKNDENNEFYIFHNSPKHGRGYEQISQRLLPFDDKWLKEIEEHKWPTNNIPQVAGEIQSTLSALIREYLFVSLFRVCAESLAAENASRLEAMQRAEKNIDELLEDLKCKFNRMRQDSIDEEIFDVIAGFEALKKDNQK, from the coding sequence ATGAGTGATACGATAGAAAGCTTACGCAGGAAAATTGAAAGTGCCGGCAAAATAGGAGCGGTTGTAAAAACCATGAAAGCAATTGCAGCTTCCAATATCAATCAGTTCGAAATGGCTGTTCATTCTCTTGGCGACTATTACCGAACCATTACTTTAGGCTTTATCGCTTATTTCAGCCAGATGAGAATAAATATCATAAACGCAAAACAAAATAAAAACAGGAATAAAACTATTAGAGTGTTGGTCGTTGGTTCCGACATTGGCCTGGTTGGACAATTTAATGAAAAGCTTGTTGATTTTGTAATGCAATCATTGAATGATATAAAAGGAAAAAAAGAAATTTGGTGTGTTGGTGAACGTATTCAATCACGATTGAATGATAACGGTTTGAATACAACAAAACTTTTTACTGTACCGGGTTCTGTGAACTACATCACTCCGCTTGTAGGCGATATTTTAATTCAGAATGAAAAGGATTATTTTAAAAATGATGAGAATAATGAATTTTATATTTTTCATAATTCTCCGAAACATGGAAGGGGTTATGAACAGATAAGTCAGCGTCTGTTACCCTTTGATGACAAATGGCTTAAAGAAATAGAAGAACACAAATGGCCAACAAATAACATTCCGCAGGTTGCAGGCGAAATACAATCAACGTTATCGGCATTGATCAGGGAATATCTTTTTGTATCATTGTTCAGGGTTTGTGCGGAATCATTGGCAGCCGAAAATGCAAGCCGACTGGAAGCCATGCAACGTGCCGAAAAAAACATTGACGAATTACTTGAAGACCTTAAGTGTAAATTCAACCGCATGCGTCAGGATTCTATTGATGAAGAAATATTTGATGTGATAGCCGGTTTTGAAGCATTGAAAAAAGATAACCAGAAATAA
- a CDS encoding alternate F1F0 ATPase, F1 subunit alpha produces the protein MAEDFLHSFINSAFDELSQSRERYVQKFAAKEGGTVLSVTTGIVRVSGLPGVGYEEILKFPGNTYGIAFNIDADEIGVILLGENTAIHAGDEVERTGRVMDVPVGDGLIGRVVNPLGEPLDGKELVSFTERLPIERPAPEIMNRAPVKVPLQTGLKVIDAMIAIGRGQRELILGDRQTGKTAIAIDTILNQKGKNVICVYCAIGQRSSSVAKVIARLAENGAMEYTIVVVTEGNNSPGLKYIAPYAATSMAEYFMEQGRDVLIVYDDLTNHARAYRELSLLLRRPPGREAFPGDIFYIHSRLLERATHLNDELKGGSLTALPIIETEAQIISAYIPTNLISITDGQLYVSPKLFDLGVLPAIDVGKSVSRVGGKAQLPVYRSVAGSLKLEYAQFEELETFARFGTRLDENTSRIIEHGKRIRACLIQAESDPMSVPEQIILLLALKHRLFDDVPLEKMRNAEEAVRESVKEIPSEIIERLFSNDKFSSEDEQVILKIAENKLRSEHFIL, from the coding sequence TGAGTCAGAGCAGGGAACGTTATGTTCAAAAATTTGCAGCAAAAGAAGGGGGTACCGTATTAAGTGTAACTACCGGAATTGTCAGGGTTTCCGGCCTTCCCGGGGTTGGTTATGAAGAAATTTTAAAATTTCCCGGAAACACATATGGCATAGCATTCAATATTGATGCTGATGAAATAGGTGTTATCCTCCTGGGCGAAAATACAGCGATACATGCAGGAGACGAAGTGGAACGAACAGGTCGTGTAATGGATGTTCCTGTTGGCGATGGATTGATAGGTCGTGTTGTAAATCCATTAGGTGAACCACTCGATGGAAAAGAATTGGTTTCATTCACTGAACGTTTACCTATCGAACGTCCTGCTCCTGAGATCATGAATCGTGCACCGGTGAAGGTTCCTCTGCAAACCGGTTTAAAAGTTATTGATGCCATGATTGCCATTGGCCGTGGTCAGCGCGAACTGATATTAGGCGACCGCCAGACAGGCAAGACCGCCATTGCTATAGATACAATATTAAATCAAAAAGGGAAAAATGTGATTTGTGTTTATTGCGCCATTGGTCAGCGGTCATCTTCTGTTGCGAAAGTAATTGCACGACTTGCCGAGAATGGTGCCATGGAATACACTATTGTTGTTGTAACCGAAGGAAATAATTCTCCCGGTTTAAAATACATAGCTCCATATGCGGCAACCAGCATGGCCGAATATTTTATGGAGCAGGGACGTGATGTGTTGATAGTTTATGATGACCTCACCAATCACGCACGCGCTTATCGTGAGCTTTCGCTTTTATTAAGAAGACCACCGGGACGCGAAGCATTTCCGGGTGATATTTTTTATATCCATTCAAGATTATTGGAACGGGCAACACATCTGAACGATGAACTGAAAGGCGGTTCACTTACTGCCTTGCCTATCATTGAAACAGAAGCCCAGATTATTTCCGCGTATATACCTACAAATCTTATTTCAATTACCGATGGACAATTGTATGTTTCGCCAAAGCTTTTCGATTTGGGCGTATTGCCTGCAATTGATGTAGGCAAATCGGTTTCACGTGTTGGTGGCAAAGCGCAATTACCGGTATATCGTTCGGTTGCCGGAAGCCTTAAGCTGGAATATGCACAGTTTGAAGAATTGGAAACATTCGCAAGATTCGGAACACGATTGGATGAAAACACCAGCAGAATAATTGAACATGGTAAACGAATTCGTGCATGCCTGATACAGGCCGAATCAGACCCTATGTCAGTTCCGGAACAAATCATATTATTGCTTGCATTAAAGCACCGTTTGTTTGATGATGTTCCTTTAGAGAAGATGCGAAATGCGGAAGAAGCGGTTCGGGAATCAGTAAAAGAAATACCATCGGAAATTATCGAACGCTTGTTCTCCAATGATAAATTCAGCAGTGAAGATGAGCAAGTCATTTTGAAAATCGCAGAGAACAAACTCCGTTCGGAGCATTTCATTCTGTAG